In Thalassotalea fonticola, a single genomic region encodes these proteins:
- a CDS encoding 3-oxoacid CoA-transferase subunit B yields the protein MTLSREQLAQRVAQELQDGYYVNLGIGIPTLVANYVPEGMEVMLQSENGLLGMGPFPTEEEIDADLINAGKQTVTMATGASLFDSAESFAMIRGGHVDLTVLGAFEVDVNGNIASYMIPGKLIKGMGGAMDLVAGADNIIVTMTHASKHGVSKLLSNCTLPLTGRGCIKKVLTDLAFIEIKDGKFHLLERAPGVSVEEIIKLTEGELVVPDHVPEMQF from the coding sequence ATGACTTTATCTCGTGAACAATTAGCACAACGTGTTGCACAAGAATTACAAGATGGTTACTACGTTAACCTTGGTATTGGTATCCCTACTTTAGTTGCTAACTACGTTCCTGAGGGAATGGAAGTTATGCTGCAATCTGAAAACGGTTTATTAGGTATGGGCCCTTTCCCTACTGAAGAAGAAATTGATGCCGATTTAATTAACGCCGGTAAACAAACCGTTACTATGGCAACTGGTGCTTCGTTATTTGATAGCGCCGAATCTTTTGCGATGATCCGTGGCGGTCATGTTGATTTAACCGTACTTGGCGCTTTTGAAGTCGATGTAAACGGTAATATTGCTTCTTACATGATCCCGGGCAAGCTTATTAAAGGGATGGGCGGCGCAATGGATTTAGTTGCTGGCGCTGACAACATTATCGTAACTATGACTCATGCTTCTAAGCACGGCGTATCAAAGCTTCTTTCTAACTGTACTCTGCCGTTAACGGGTAGAGGCTGCATTAAAAAGGTTTTAACTGATTTAGCCTTTATTGAAATAAAAGACGGTAAATTTCACTTACTTGAACGTGCACCTGGTGTTAGCGTTGAAGAAATTATTAAACTAACGGAAGGTGAATTAGTAGTTCCAGATCACGTTCCTGAAATGCAGTTTTAA